The uncultured Methanoregula sp. genomic sequence GGCCAGAACCCGCTTGAGGAAGTGCTCCGGTATGCCGAGGATAATTTTTCCCCGGAACGTATGGCAGTGATCGGGACATGCGTTGCCATGATCATTGGTGAGGATCTCCAGTCTGCCATTGACGGGGCAGGTATTACCACGCCAACTATTGCTGTTGATATCCATGCAGGCTATCCTGAAAATATTGCCGGCGTGCTACGGACGCTGGAAGCAGCAGAAGAAGCCGGGTGGATCACTGCAGAAGAGATGACCCGGCAACGGTACATGATGGAGAAGGCAAACGAAGTGGAGCGCTTGCGGGGAGCTGCCTGCAAAGCGTACATCGAGCCGTCCCGGGGAGACCTGAAACATCTCGCGGCAGAGCGTCTTCTCGGACTGGTCCGCAGCGGGAAGAAAGGGGTCGCGATCCTGAACGCGAAGAAAGAGACAGCGTACATGTTCTCCGACCCCCTCATTGCGCTCCACGATGTCTGTCCCCGGGCCGATATCACGTATATCGCCAATCTCGACCAGCGGGGACTCCCCAAAGTGCGGGCGGATGCAGGGCGCATTCTCGGTGAGATGACCTCCCGCGGGGTTGATCCCCTCCTCCTCGGGGCGCTTGACGAGTACGGGGCAAACGGGGAAGCGCTCGGGAAGATACTTGCGGAGATCAGACCTGATTTCGCCCTTATCACCGGTGTCCCCC encodes the following:
- the cfbD gene encoding Ni-sirohydrochlorin a,c-diamide reductive cyclase catalytic subunit, whose product is MKSMHPRPSSIVAALYTARDLKVDVSILHGPSGCSFKHARLLEEDGMRVLTTSLADNEFIFGGQNPLEEVLRYAEDNFSPERMAVIGTCVAMIIGEDLQSAIDGAGITTPTIAVDIHAGYPENIAGVLRTLEAAEEAGWITAEEMTRQRYMMEKANEVERLRGAACKAYIEPSRGDLKHLAAERLLGLVRSGKKGVAILNAKKETAYMFSDPLIALHDVCPRADITYIANLDQRGLPKVRADAGRILGEMTSRGVDPLLLGALDEYGANGEALGKILAEIRPDFALITGVPHAIPPEYTEGIECFSITNGPRQVEPLRDLGHRHVMVEVDLHPKTLGVSAIVESEFGAVLRSLP